The following proteins are encoded in a genomic region of Cricetulus griseus strain 17A/GY chromosome 7, alternate assembly CriGri-PICRH-1.0, whole genome shotgun sequence:
- the Ctc1 gene encoding CST complex subunit CTC1 isoform X1, translating to MDACPAQASASEQAWLEAARTFIQGTLFPAGEEPDKRLTQSVIDCVKETWLSQRENQDFTVPLNYSFVSVQNLKTQQRLPCCSYLSWSSDAYQAWSQGAEPRGNILPRQQLLLLGTLTDLSGDLEPECRNGSLYVRDNTGALDCELIDLDLSWLGHLFLFPSWSYLPPAKKNSFGEGHLELWGTPVPVLPLAVSPGPLTPIPVLYPEKASYLLRYRKKHKLKEPNLAGKLVRVSALVTMKNQRYFIATLGELTEADGHAGGQVSIIVRIPAQMMWHRVLRPGKAYVLTKLRVIKTRGHNYYIWTTVPSSDLIPLRPGYVRELELDISFLEADLTPLPQPTNSKDSSGQGLVRSSKVLHYVGTVTDVLNESASLYMLDRQLILCLAYQQIHGLRRVIRPGVRLELRDVHLLQSVGGGTTKPVLALCLHGTVLLQSFSCLKPETLPSYKVHGASLYEQLVWERQLGLPLYLWATKTLNELSRKLCPYVLRYHQFLKHSSPGNPSLALQLLAPSWDVLISPVSPIRHAHSEILEEPHNCPHQKYTQLQTPYSFPTLLDLAEEGQRRAWATFDPKALLPLPEAAHMTSCQVNRHLAWSWLCLPSCVFQPAQVLLGVLVASSQKGCLQLRDRSYSLPCMPLSETSQPITDPKLIGCLVRVEKFQLVIEREVRSSFPSWKELDIKGFIQKKQARVYVQFFLADALILPVPRATFDSESPQRDSSCPEGPHVGQSRLFLVSHKEALMKRNFCVLPGASSQPPKPTLSFCVSGTWLCGTQRKEGSGWGPPESLGVENKDHKVSLIFLGPSVRWFPFLYPNQVYRLVVPGPSQMPMLFEAEGSSGTTQRPLELAGTQSCLTVQKEWTLELGSSQDIPNVLDISKALPESSLTHLLSDNFSNSLVSFSAEILSRILCEPPLTLRRIRPENAGAVKTGVKLTVALEMDDCEYPPHLDIYIEDPHLPPQIGLLPGARVHFSQLEKKISRFNIVYCCFRPTTSVQVLSFPLENKARVPLPHIYLAELLQGDRVPFQATTSCHIVLVLSLQILWVCAHCTSISPQGRCSRQDHNCPAQTAVSQASVRLLVEDGTAEATVTCRNHHVAAALGLSPSQWTSVLECARGPGRVALQFKGFGAQTESPSKTHEPLALFLRKLCDSPAVLRPVKLSFALEKRPSDVTPLEPARLQHFQCGELPLLTKVNPRLRLVCLSLQEPELPILPEASAASS from the exons GAGCAAGCCTGGCTTGAGGCTGCCCGGACCTTCATCCAAGGTACCCTTTTTCCTGCTGGCGAGGAGCCTGATAAACGGTTGACTCAGTCAGTAATTGATTGTGTGAAGGAAACGTGGCTGTCCCAGAGGGAGAACCAGGACTTTACAGTGCCCCTCAACTAcag CTTTGTCTCGGTTCAGAATCTCAAGACCCAGCAGCGTCTCCCATGCTGCAGCTACTTGTCCTGGAGCAGTGATGCTTACCAGGCTTGGTCCCAAGGAGCTGAGCCAAGGGGCAATATCCTGCCCCGGCAGCAGCTGCTACTTTTAGGGACACTAACAGACCTATCTGGGGATTTGGAACCAGAGTGCAGGAATGGAAGCCTGTACGTGAGAGATAACACTGGTGCCCTGGACTGTGAG CTTATAGATCTAGACCTTTCTTGGTTGGGCCATCTCTTCCTGTTCCCTAGTTGGAGTTACCTCCCTCCTGCCAAGAAGAATTCCTTCGGGGAAGGGCACTTGGAGCTGTGGGGTACACCAGTGCCAGTACTTCCCTTGGCTGTCAGTCCTGGCCCTCTCACGCCTATCCCTGTCCTCTACCCAGAAAAGGCATCCTACCTGCTCAGATACAG AAAGAAGCACAAACTAAAGGAGCCAAATCTGGCTGGGAAGCTGGTCCGTGTGAGTGCCCTGGTGACAATGAAGAACCAAAGGTACTTCATCGCCACACTTGGTGAATTAACCGAAGCTGACGGCCACGCTGGCGGCCAGGTGTCCATCATTGTACGG ATTCCTGCTCAGATGATGTGGCACCGAGTCCTGCGGCCTGGGAAGGCCTATGTGCTGACAAAATTGCGAGTAATCAAGACCCGAGGTCACAATTACTACATTTGGACAACCGTTCCATCTTCGGATCTGATACCACTGAGGCCGGGCTATGTGCGGGAGCTGGAACTGGACATATCATTCCTGGAAGCTGACCTTACACCACTTCCCCAACCCACGAACTCCAAAGACAGTAGCGGGCAAGGTCTTGTCCGGAGTTCCAAGGTCTTACATTATGTG GGAACAGTCACTGATGTGTTGAATGAGTCTGCCAGCCTCTACATGCTAGATAGGCAGCTGATTCTCTGCCTTGCATATCAGCAGATCCATGGCCTCAGGCGGGTGATTCGACCAGGGGTCCGTCTGGAG CTCCGAGATGTTCATCTCCTCCAGTCAGTGGGTGGAGGAACAACAAAACCCGTTCTAGCACTTTGTCTCCATGGCACCGTTCTTCTTCAAAGCTTTTCTTGTCTTAAGCCTGAGACTTTGCCATCCTACAAAGTTCATGGTGCCTCCTTGTATGAGCAACTCGTGTGGGAACGTCAGTTAGGACTTCCCTTATACTTATGGGCTACGAAGACACTGAATGAACTGTCCCGCAA GCTGTGCCCCTATGTGTTGAGGTACCACCAGTTCCTGAAGCACTCCTCTCCTGGGAACCCCAGCTTGGCACTGCAGCTCCTGGCTCCCTCCTGGGATGTTCTCATTTCACCTGTCAGCCCCATTCGGCATGCGCACAGTGAGATCCTGGAAGAGCCACATAACTGTCCTCATCAGAAA TATACTCAGCTGCAGACCCCCTACTCGTTCCCTACTTTACTTGACCTGGCAGAGGAAGGGCAGCGTAGGGCTTGGGCTACCTTTGACCCAAAGGCCCTTCTGCCTCTCCCAGAAGCTGCCCACATGACCAGCTGCCAAGTGAATCGCCACCTAGCCTGGTCCTGGCTCTGCCTGCCATCCTGTGTGTTCCAGCCAGCTCAG GTTCTTCTTGGGGTGCTGGTGGCTTCATCTCAGAAAGGTTGTCTGCAGCTGCGGGACCGGAGCTATTCATTGCCCTGCATGCCCTTGTCTGAGACTTCGCAGCCCATCACTGACCCAAAGCTCATAG GCTGCCTGGTGCGAGTAGAGAAGTTCCAGCTGGTGATAGAGAGAGAAGTCAGGAGCAGCTTCCCTTCCTGGAAGGAGCTGGACATAAAAGGCTTCATTCAGAAGAAGCAGGCCAG AGTCTATGTCCAGTTCTTCCTGGCTGACGCACTGATCCTGCCTGTGCCCAGAGCCACCTTTGATTCAGAGTCACCTCAGAGAGACTCCTCCTGCCCAGAGGGACCTCATGTTGGACAGAGCCGGCTATTCTTGGTGTCCCACAAGGAGGCCCTAATGAAACGTAATTTTTGTGTCCTTCCGGGAGCCAGctcacagcctccaaagcccaccCTGAGTTTTTGCGTGTCAGGAACTTGGCTTTGTGGCACTCAGAGGAAGGAGGGGTCTGGATGGGGCCCACCTGAGTCTCTAGGAGTTGAGAACAAGGATCACAAG GTCTCCCTCATCTTCCTTGGCCCTTCAGTTCGATGGTTTCCATTCTTGTACCCAAACCAAGTCTACCGCCTTGTGGTTCCTGGCCCCTCA cagATGCCAATGTTATTTGAGGCAGAGGGTTCATCTGGCACAACTCAGCGTCCTCTGGAACTGGCTGGCACACAGTCCTGCCTCACTGTCCAAAAGGAGTGGACCCTGGAACTTGGGAGCTCTCAGGACATACCTAATGTACTAGATATCTCCAAAGCACTGCCTGAGTCCTCGCTGACCCACCTGCTTAGTGACAA cttCTCCAATTCCTTGGTGTCTTTCTCTGCTGAAATTTTGTCACGGATACTATGTGAACCACCTCTGACTCTTCGCCGAATAAGGCCTG AGAATGCTGGGGCTGTTAAAACAGGCGTGAAGCTAACAGTAGCTCTAGAAATGGATGACTGTGAATATCCCCCTCACCTGGACATATATATCGAAGATCCACACTTGCCTCCCCAAATAGGACTCCTTCCCGGAGCCCGAGTCCACTTTAGCCAGCTGGAGAAAAAGATTTCCAG ATTCAACATTGTTTACTGTTGTTTCCGGCCGACCACTTCCGTGCAGGTCCTGAGCTTCCCCCTAGAGAACAAAGCCAG gGTTCCTCTGCCCCACATCTACCTGGCTGAACTTCTCCAAGGTGACCGGGTGCCATTCCAGGCCACTACCTCTTGCCACATAGTCCTTGTCCTGAGCCTCCAGATCCTGTGGGTGTGTGCTCACTGCACCAGCATCTCTCCCCAG GGGAGGTGTAGTCGTCAGGACCATAACTGTCCAGCTCAGACGGCAGTAAGCCAGGCCAGTGTCAG GCTCTTGGTAGAAGATGGCACTGCGGAAGCCACAGTGACCTGTAGGAACCATCACGTGGCAGCAGCACTAGGGTTGAGTCCTAGCCAGTGGACCTCAGTCCTAGAATGTGCACGGGGGCCAGGGAGAGTGGCCTTGCAGTTTAAAGGCTTCGGAGCCCAGACAGAG TCTCCAAGCAAAACCCATGAACCTTTGGCCCTGTTTCTCCGGAAACTTTGTGACAGCCCAGCTGTCCTCCGACCTGTTAAGCTTTCTTTTGCACTTGAAAAGAGACCCTCTGATGTCACCCCACTAG AACCCGCCCGCCTGCAGCACTTCCAGTGTGGAGAGCTCCCCCTGCTGACCAAAGTGAATCCCAGGCTCCGGCTGGTCTGCCTTTCTCTGCAGGAGCCGGAGCTCCCCATCCTTCCAGAAGCTTCCGCTGCTTCCTCTTGA
- the Ctc1 gene encoding CST complex subunit CTC1 isoform X2 yields MDACPAQASASEQAWLEAARTFIQGTLFPAGEEPDKRLTQSVIDCVKETWLSQRENQDFTVPLNYSFVSVQNLKTQQRLPCCSYLSWSSDAYQAWSQGAEPRGNILPRQQLLLLGTLTDLSGDLEPECRNGSLYVRDNTGALDCELIDLDLSWLGHLFLFPSWSYLPPAKKNSFGEGHLELWGTPVPVLPLAVSPGPLTPIPVLYPEKASYLLRYRKKHKLKEPNLAGKLVRVSALVTMKNQRYFIATLGELTEADGHAGGQVSIIVRIPAQMMWHRVLRPGKAYVLTKLRVIKTRGHNYYIWTTVPSSDLIPLRPGYVRELELDISFLEADLTPLPQPTNSKDSSGQGLVRSSKVLHYVGTVTDVLNESASLYMLDRQLILCLAYQQIHGLRRVIRPGVRLELRDVHLLQSVGGGTTKPVLALCLHGTVLLQSFSCLKPETLPSYKVHGASLYEQLVWERQLGLPLYLWATKTLNELSRKLCPYVLRYHQFLKHSSPGNPSLALQLLAPSWDVLISPVSPIRHAHSEILEEPHNCPHQKYTQLQTPYSFPTLLDLAEEGQRRAWATFDPKALLPLPEAAHMTSCQVNRHLAWSWLCLPSCVFQPAQVLLGVLVASSQKGCLQLRDRSYSLPCMPLSETSQPITDPKLIGCLVRVEKFQLVIEREVRSSFPSWKELDIKGFIQKKQARVYVQFFLADALILPVPRATFDSESPQRDSSCPEGPHVGQSRLFLVSHKEALMKRNFCVLPGASSQPPKPTLSFCVSGTWLCGTQRKEGSGWGPPESLGVENKDHKVSLIFLGPSVRWFPFLYPNQVYRLVVPGPSMPMLFEAEGSSGTTQRPLELAGTQSCLTVQKEWTLELGSSQDIPNVLDISKALPESSLTHLLSDNFSNSLVSFSAEILSRILCEPPLTLRRIRPENAGAVKTGVKLTVALEMDDCEYPPHLDIYIEDPHLPPQIGLLPGARVHFSQLEKKISRFNIVYCCFRPTTSVQVLSFPLENKARVPLPHIYLAELLQGDRVPFQATTSCHIVLVLSLQILWVCAHCTSISPQGRCSRQDHNCPAQTAVSQASVRLLVEDGTAEATVTCRNHHVAAALGLSPSQWTSVLECARGPGRVALQFKGFGAQTESPSKTHEPLALFLRKLCDSPAVLRPVKLSFALEKRPSDVTPLEPARLQHFQCGELPLLTKVNPRLRLVCLSLQEPELPILPEASAASS; encoded by the exons GAGCAAGCCTGGCTTGAGGCTGCCCGGACCTTCATCCAAGGTACCCTTTTTCCTGCTGGCGAGGAGCCTGATAAACGGTTGACTCAGTCAGTAATTGATTGTGTGAAGGAAACGTGGCTGTCCCAGAGGGAGAACCAGGACTTTACAGTGCCCCTCAACTAcag CTTTGTCTCGGTTCAGAATCTCAAGACCCAGCAGCGTCTCCCATGCTGCAGCTACTTGTCCTGGAGCAGTGATGCTTACCAGGCTTGGTCCCAAGGAGCTGAGCCAAGGGGCAATATCCTGCCCCGGCAGCAGCTGCTACTTTTAGGGACACTAACAGACCTATCTGGGGATTTGGAACCAGAGTGCAGGAATGGAAGCCTGTACGTGAGAGATAACACTGGTGCCCTGGACTGTGAG CTTATAGATCTAGACCTTTCTTGGTTGGGCCATCTCTTCCTGTTCCCTAGTTGGAGTTACCTCCCTCCTGCCAAGAAGAATTCCTTCGGGGAAGGGCACTTGGAGCTGTGGGGTACACCAGTGCCAGTACTTCCCTTGGCTGTCAGTCCTGGCCCTCTCACGCCTATCCCTGTCCTCTACCCAGAAAAGGCATCCTACCTGCTCAGATACAG AAAGAAGCACAAACTAAAGGAGCCAAATCTGGCTGGGAAGCTGGTCCGTGTGAGTGCCCTGGTGACAATGAAGAACCAAAGGTACTTCATCGCCACACTTGGTGAATTAACCGAAGCTGACGGCCACGCTGGCGGCCAGGTGTCCATCATTGTACGG ATTCCTGCTCAGATGATGTGGCACCGAGTCCTGCGGCCTGGGAAGGCCTATGTGCTGACAAAATTGCGAGTAATCAAGACCCGAGGTCACAATTACTACATTTGGACAACCGTTCCATCTTCGGATCTGATACCACTGAGGCCGGGCTATGTGCGGGAGCTGGAACTGGACATATCATTCCTGGAAGCTGACCTTACACCACTTCCCCAACCCACGAACTCCAAAGACAGTAGCGGGCAAGGTCTTGTCCGGAGTTCCAAGGTCTTACATTATGTG GGAACAGTCACTGATGTGTTGAATGAGTCTGCCAGCCTCTACATGCTAGATAGGCAGCTGATTCTCTGCCTTGCATATCAGCAGATCCATGGCCTCAGGCGGGTGATTCGACCAGGGGTCCGTCTGGAG CTCCGAGATGTTCATCTCCTCCAGTCAGTGGGTGGAGGAACAACAAAACCCGTTCTAGCACTTTGTCTCCATGGCACCGTTCTTCTTCAAAGCTTTTCTTGTCTTAAGCCTGAGACTTTGCCATCCTACAAAGTTCATGGTGCCTCCTTGTATGAGCAACTCGTGTGGGAACGTCAGTTAGGACTTCCCTTATACTTATGGGCTACGAAGACACTGAATGAACTGTCCCGCAA GCTGTGCCCCTATGTGTTGAGGTACCACCAGTTCCTGAAGCACTCCTCTCCTGGGAACCCCAGCTTGGCACTGCAGCTCCTGGCTCCCTCCTGGGATGTTCTCATTTCACCTGTCAGCCCCATTCGGCATGCGCACAGTGAGATCCTGGAAGAGCCACATAACTGTCCTCATCAGAAA TATACTCAGCTGCAGACCCCCTACTCGTTCCCTACTTTACTTGACCTGGCAGAGGAAGGGCAGCGTAGGGCTTGGGCTACCTTTGACCCAAAGGCCCTTCTGCCTCTCCCAGAAGCTGCCCACATGACCAGCTGCCAAGTGAATCGCCACCTAGCCTGGTCCTGGCTCTGCCTGCCATCCTGTGTGTTCCAGCCAGCTCAG GTTCTTCTTGGGGTGCTGGTGGCTTCATCTCAGAAAGGTTGTCTGCAGCTGCGGGACCGGAGCTATTCATTGCCCTGCATGCCCTTGTCTGAGACTTCGCAGCCCATCACTGACCCAAAGCTCATAG GCTGCCTGGTGCGAGTAGAGAAGTTCCAGCTGGTGATAGAGAGAGAAGTCAGGAGCAGCTTCCCTTCCTGGAAGGAGCTGGACATAAAAGGCTTCATTCAGAAGAAGCAGGCCAG AGTCTATGTCCAGTTCTTCCTGGCTGACGCACTGATCCTGCCTGTGCCCAGAGCCACCTTTGATTCAGAGTCACCTCAGAGAGACTCCTCCTGCCCAGAGGGACCTCATGTTGGACAGAGCCGGCTATTCTTGGTGTCCCACAAGGAGGCCCTAATGAAACGTAATTTTTGTGTCCTTCCGGGAGCCAGctcacagcctccaaagcccaccCTGAGTTTTTGCGTGTCAGGAACTTGGCTTTGTGGCACTCAGAGGAAGGAGGGGTCTGGATGGGGCCCACCTGAGTCTCTAGGAGTTGAGAACAAGGATCACAAG GTCTCCCTCATCTTCCTTGGCCCTTCAGTTCGATGGTTTCCATTCTTGTACCCAAACCAAGTCTACCGCCTTGTGGTTCCTGGCCCCTCA ATGCCAATGTTATTTGAGGCAGAGGGTTCATCTGGCACAACTCAGCGTCCTCTGGAACTGGCTGGCACACAGTCCTGCCTCACTGTCCAAAAGGAGTGGACCCTGGAACTTGGGAGCTCTCAGGACATACCTAATGTACTAGATATCTCCAAAGCACTGCCTGAGTCCTCGCTGACCCACCTGCTTAGTGACAA cttCTCCAATTCCTTGGTGTCTTTCTCTGCTGAAATTTTGTCACGGATACTATGTGAACCACCTCTGACTCTTCGCCGAATAAGGCCTG AGAATGCTGGGGCTGTTAAAACAGGCGTGAAGCTAACAGTAGCTCTAGAAATGGATGACTGTGAATATCCCCCTCACCTGGACATATATATCGAAGATCCACACTTGCCTCCCCAAATAGGACTCCTTCCCGGAGCCCGAGTCCACTTTAGCCAGCTGGAGAAAAAGATTTCCAG ATTCAACATTGTTTACTGTTGTTTCCGGCCGACCACTTCCGTGCAGGTCCTGAGCTTCCCCCTAGAGAACAAAGCCAG gGTTCCTCTGCCCCACATCTACCTGGCTGAACTTCTCCAAGGTGACCGGGTGCCATTCCAGGCCACTACCTCTTGCCACATAGTCCTTGTCCTGAGCCTCCAGATCCTGTGGGTGTGTGCTCACTGCACCAGCATCTCTCCCCAG GGGAGGTGTAGTCGTCAGGACCATAACTGTCCAGCTCAGACGGCAGTAAGCCAGGCCAGTGTCAG GCTCTTGGTAGAAGATGGCACTGCGGAAGCCACAGTGACCTGTAGGAACCATCACGTGGCAGCAGCACTAGGGTTGAGTCCTAGCCAGTGGACCTCAGTCCTAGAATGTGCACGGGGGCCAGGGAGAGTGGCCTTGCAGTTTAAAGGCTTCGGAGCCCAGACAGAG TCTCCAAGCAAAACCCATGAACCTTTGGCCCTGTTTCTCCGGAAACTTTGTGACAGCCCAGCTGTCCTCCGACCTGTTAAGCTTTCTTTTGCACTTGAAAAGAGACCCTCTGATGTCACCCCACTAG AACCCGCCCGCCTGCAGCACTTCCAGTGTGGAGAGCTCCCCCTGCTGACCAAAGTGAATCCCAGGCTCCGGCTGGTCTGCCTTTCTCTGCAGGAGCCGGAGCTCCCCATCCTTCCAGAAGCTTCCGCTGCTTCCTCTTGA
- the Ctc1 gene encoding CST complex subunit CTC1 isoform X4 — protein sequence MDACPAQASASEQAWLEAARTFIQGTLFPAGEEPDKRLTQSVIDCVKETWLSQRENQDFTVPLNYSFVSVQNLKTQQRLPCCSYLSWSSDAYQAWSQGAEPRGNILPRQQLLLLGTLTDLSGDLEPECRNGSLYVRDNTGALDCELIDLDLSWLGHLFLFPSWSYLPPAKKNSFGEGHLELWGTPVPVLPLAVSPGPLTPIPVLYPEKASYLLRYRKKHKLKEPNLAGKLVRVSALVTMKNQRYFIATLGELTEADGHAGGQVSIIVRIPAQMMWHRVLRPGKAYVLTKLRVIKTRGHNYYIWTTVPSSDLIPLRPGYVRELELDISFLEADLTPLPQPTNSKDSSGQGLVRSSKVLHYVLRDVHLLQSVGGGTTKPVLALCLHGTVLLQSFSCLKPETLPSYKVHGASLYEQLVWERQLGLPLYLWATKTLNELSRKLCPYVLRYHQFLKHSSPGNPSLALQLLAPSWDVLISPVSPIRHAHSEILEEPHNCPHQKYTQLQTPYSFPTLLDLAEEGQRRAWATFDPKALLPLPEAAHMTSCQVNRHLAWSWLCLPSCVFQPAQVLLGVLVASSQKGCLQLRDRSYSLPCMPLSETSQPITDPKLIGCLVRVEKFQLVIEREVRSSFPSWKELDIKGFIQKKQARVYVQFFLADALILPVPRATFDSESPQRDSSCPEGPHVGQSRLFLVSHKEALMKRNFCVLPGASSQPPKPTLSFCVSGTWLCGTQRKEGSGWGPPESLGVENKDHKVSLIFLGPSVRWFPFLYPNQVYRLVVPGPSQMPMLFEAEGSSGTTQRPLELAGTQSCLTVQKEWTLELGSSQDIPNVLDISKALPESSLTHLLSDNFSNSLVSFSAEILSRILCEPPLTLRRIRPENAGAVKTGVKLTVALEMDDCEYPPHLDIYIEDPHLPPQIGLLPGARVHFSQLEKKISRFNIVYCCFRPTTSVQVLSFPLENKARVPLPHIYLAELLQGDRVPFQATTSCHIVLVLSLQILWVCAHCTSISPQGRCSRQDHNCPAQTAVSQASVRLLVEDGTAEATVTCRNHHVAAALGLSPSQWTSVLECARGPGRVALQFKGFGAQTESPSKTHEPLALFLRKLCDSPAVLRPVKLSFALEKRPSDVTPLEPARLQHFQCGELPLLTKVNPRLRLVCLSLQEPELPILPEASAASS from the exons GAGCAAGCCTGGCTTGAGGCTGCCCGGACCTTCATCCAAGGTACCCTTTTTCCTGCTGGCGAGGAGCCTGATAAACGGTTGACTCAGTCAGTAATTGATTGTGTGAAGGAAACGTGGCTGTCCCAGAGGGAGAACCAGGACTTTACAGTGCCCCTCAACTAcag CTTTGTCTCGGTTCAGAATCTCAAGACCCAGCAGCGTCTCCCATGCTGCAGCTACTTGTCCTGGAGCAGTGATGCTTACCAGGCTTGGTCCCAAGGAGCTGAGCCAAGGGGCAATATCCTGCCCCGGCAGCAGCTGCTACTTTTAGGGACACTAACAGACCTATCTGGGGATTTGGAACCAGAGTGCAGGAATGGAAGCCTGTACGTGAGAGATAACACTGGTGCCCTGGACTGTGAG CTTATAGATCTAGACCTTTCTTGGTTGGGCCATCTCTTCCTGTTCCCTAGTTGGAGTTACCTCCCTCCTGCCAAGAAGAATTCCTTCGGGGAAGGGCACTTGGAGCTGTGGGGTACACCAGTGCCAGTACTTCCCTTGGCTGTCAGTCCTGGCCCTCTCACGCCTATCCCTGTCCTCTACCCAGAAAAGGCATCCTACCTGCTCAGATACAG AAAGAAGCACAAACTAAAGGAGCCAAATCTGGCTGGGAAGCTGGTCCGTGTGAGTGCCCTGGTGACAATGAAGAACCAAAGGTACTTCATCGCCACACTTGGTGAATTAACCGAAGCTGACGGCCACGCTGGCGGCCAGGTGTCCATCATTGTACGG ATTCCTGCTCAGATGATGTGGCACCGAGTCCTGCGGCCTGGGAAGGCCTATGTGCTGACAAAATTGCGAGTAATCAAGACCCGAGGTCACAATTACTACATTTGGACAACCGTTCCATCTTCGGATCTGATACCACTGAGGCCGGGCTATGTGCGGGAGCTGGAACTGGACATATCATTCCTGGAAGCTGACCTTACACCACTTCCCCAACCCACGAACTCCAAAGACAGTAGCGGGCAAGGTCTTGTCCGGAGTTCCAAGGTCTTACATTATGTG CTCCGAGATGTTCATCTCCTCCAGTCAGTGGGTGGAGGAACAACAAAACCCGTTCTAGCACTTTGTCTCCATGGCACCGTTCTTCTTCAAAGCTTTTCTTGTCTTAAGCCTGAGACTTTGCCATCCTACAAAGTTCATGGTGCCTCCTTGTATGAGCAACTCGTGTGGGAACGTCAGTTAGGACTTCCCTTATACTTATGGGCTACGAAGACACTGAATGAACTGTCCCGCAA GCTGTGCCCCTATGTGTTGAGGTACCACCAGTTCCTGAAGCACTCCTCTCCTGGGAACCCCAGCTTGGCACTGCAGCTCCTGGCTCCCTCCTGGGATGTTCTCATTTCACCTGTCAGCCCCATTCGGCATGCGCACAGTGAGATCCTGGAAGAGCCACATAACTGTCCTCATCAGAAA TATACTCAGCTGCAGACCCCCTACTCGTTCCCTACTTTACTTGACCTGGCAGAGGAAGGGCAGCGTAGGGCTTGGGCTACCTTTGACCCAAAGGCCCTTCTGCCTCTCCCAGAAGCTGCCCACATGACCAGCTGCCAAGTGAATCGCCACCTAGCCTGGTCCTGGCTCTGCCTGCCATCCTGTGTGTTCCAGCCAGCTCAG GTTCTTCTTGGGGTGCTGGTGGCTTCATCTCAGAAAGGTTGTCTGCAGCTGCGGGACCGGAGCTATTCATTGCCCTGCATGCCCTTGTCTGAGACTTCGCAGCCCATCACTGACCCAAAGCTCATAG GCTGCCTGGTGCGAGTAGAGAAGTTCCAGCTGGTGATAGAGAGAGAAGTCAGGAGCAGCTTCCCTTCCTGGAAGGAGCTGGACATAAAAGGCTTCATTCAGAAGAAGCAGGCCAG AGTCTATGTCCAGTTCTTCCTGGCTGACGCACTGATCCTGCCTGTGCCCAGAGCCACCTTTGATTCAGAGTCACCTCAGAGAGACTCCTCCTGCCCAGAGGGACCTCATGTTGGACAGAGCCGGCTATTCTTGGTGTCCCACAAGGAGGCCCTAATGAAACGTAATTTTTGTGTCCTTCCGGGAGCCAGctcacagcctccaaagcccaccCTGAGTTTTTGCGTGTCAGGAACTTGGCTTTGTGGCACTCAGAGGAAGGAGGGGTCTGGATGGGGCCCACCTGAGTCTCTAGGAGTTGAGAACAAGGATCACAAG GTCTCCCTCATCTTCCTTGGCCCTTCAGTTCGATGGTTTCCATTCTTGTACCCAAACCAAGTCTACCGCCTTGTGGTTCCTGGCCCCTCA cagATGCCAATGTTATTTGAGGCAGAGGGTTCATCTGGCACAACTCAGCGTCCTCTGGAACTGGCTGGCACACAGTCCTGCCTCACTGTCCAAAAGGAGTGGACCCTGGAACTTGGGAGCTCTCAGGACATACCTAATGTACTAGATATCTCCAAAGCACTGCCTGAGTCCTCGCTGACCCACCTGCTTAGTGACAA cttCTCCAATTCCTTGGTGTCTTTCTCTGCTGAAATTTTGTCACGGATACTATGTGAACCACCTCTGACTCTTCGCCGAATAAGGCCTG AGAATGCTGGGGCTGTTAAAACAGGCGTGAAGCTAACAGTAGCTCTAGAAATGGATGACTGTGAATATCCCCCTCACCTGGACATATATATCGAAGATCCACACTTGCCTCCCCAAATAGGACTCCTTCCCGGAGCCCGAGTCCACTTTAGCCAGCTGGAGAAAAAGATTTCCAG ATTCAACATTGTTTACTGTTGTTTCCGGCCGACCACTTCCGTGCAGGTCCTGAGCTTCCCCCTAGAGAACAAAGCCAG gGTTCCTCTGCCCCACATCTACCTGGCTGAACTTCTCCAAGGTGACCGGGTGCCATTCCAGGCCACTACCTCTTGCCACATAGTCCTTGTCCTGAGCCTCCAGATCCTGTGGGTGTGTGCTCACTGCACCAGCATCTCTCCCCAG GGGAGGTGTAGTCGTCAGGACCATAACTGTCCAGCTCAGACGGCAGTAAGCCAGGCCAGTGTCAG GCTCTTGGTAGAAGATGGCACTGCGGAAGCCACAGTGACCTGTAGGAACCATCACGTGGCAGCAGCACTAGGGTTGAGTCCTAGCCAGTGGACCTCAGTCCTAGAATGTGCACGGGGGCCAGGGAGAGTGGCCTTGCAGTTTAAAGGCTTCGGAGCCCAGACAGAG TCTCCAAGCAAAACCCATGAACCTTTGGCCCTGTTTCTCCGGAAACTTTGTGACAGCCCAGCTGTCCTCCGACCTGTTAAGCTTTCTTTTGCACTTGAAAAGAGACCCTCTGATGTCACCCCACTAG AACCCGCCCGCCTGCAGCACTTCCAGTGTGGAGAGCTCCCCCTGCTGACCAAAGTGAATCCCAGGCTCCGGCTGGTCTGCCTTTCTCTGCAGGAGCCGGAGCTCCCCATCCTTCCAGAAGCTTCCGCTGCTTCCTCTTGA